The following are from one region of the Salvelinus fontinalis isolate EN_2023a chromosome 5, ASM2944872v1, whole genome shotgun sequence genome:
- the LOC129854808 gene encoding slit homolog 2 protein-like — protein MSLRSSLLAPCLASALGLCRGLLVVLVVLELSSGVEGQPCPAQCSCSSSTVDCHGQSLRSVPRNIPRNTERLDLNANNLTKIAKADFAGLRNLRVL, from the exons ATGTCCCTAAGGTCGAGCCTCCTTGCTCCGTGCCTTGCCTCAGCTCTGGGTCTGTGTCGCGGTCTGCTGGTCGTCCTGGTGGTCCTGGAGCTGTCCAGCGGGGTAGAAGGCCAGCCATGCCCTGCGCAGTGCTCCTGTTCCAGCTCTACCGTGGACTGTCACGGCCAGAGTCTCCGCAGCGTTCCCAGGAATATACCACGCAACACAGAGAGACT GGATCTGAACGCTAATAATCTGACTAAAATCGCCAAGGCCGACTTCGCTGGACTGAGGAATCTGCGTGTGCTGTAA